The Coccinella septempunctata chromosome 9, icCocSept1.1, whole genome shotgun sequence genomic interval taatgaacaaattaattcagatgcataacatccgcagataatgaaatcaacgaatgttacgatctaaatcgaactaacaaactaccatcgctcgaagtattaccagaaatttcatttcgtcgacaaagagtagatgctgaccatggtttcggtcttatttgtcctcgtcagagcaacaaaactcgattcgtcaacgaaatgctatgaattgccggctccctttattccatatcagtagcgggtatggtgtataaatacatcgtaccgacatctgacagagaaacgggaacgtgatccatttcttatttttccatgtccgcggcagatcggttactgccatgatccgaacctttccgcgctttttcccttgcttaattatcgtaatatacgatatctgcaatatgggaataaagcatatggatgcatactgctatcttcgctctgagagttaggaaattgaattgggttggttcccgtttctctgtcagatgtcggtacgatgtatttatacaccacacccgctactgatatggaataaagggagccggcaattcatagcatttcgttgacgaatcgagttttgttgctctgacgaggtcaaataagaccgaaaccatggtcagcatctactctttgtcgacgaaatgaaatttctggtaatacttcgagcgatggtagtttgttagttcgatttagatcgtaacattcgttgatttcattatctgcggatgttatgcatctgaattaatttgttcattatttacctgccttactgttgaaggcgtgatccatttcttattattAATGATGTTTTCACTTTGTCCTCACCCAAATCAATCATCAGCTTGTCCTCTTTCAATCTGTTGGAACGAAAAACCATAATGTCCGTCTTCTTTctattcaaactgaaattgtTCCTTGATAGCCACGTTGGTATATAACTTCGCATTTCAGCTGCAGTTCACTTATATTACGTTCCGCTATTGAATATTTGGAATCATCCACAAAATTCGTCGACTCGGTATCTTCGATCGAATCTGCAACTTCACACATATCATTTatcattaggtcctttcgtttgcataaaaagtgtagcacttttctacactcaatgtcgatttgatttacaccagtgtgaagcaaatgtagtttatctacaaaaAAGAGATGTAGatgtcctctacactggtgtaaattcaatcagcaaacgaatactaaaatcgagtgtagaaaagtgctatctCATGCAATGATAGCGAATTTCGTGAACACTTCGTAGAGGTTCTTGCGGCGATTGACTTCGTACTGGTTTCCACATCACACCACGAACATGTGCTACCCTCAACAAGTCCACGTAATTCGAATCAATAAGAAATTCCAAAGTGAACAAACAATATTTGAGGTGAATTTCCTCCCagagaaataataaagaaaaattataatgaataatggagaagagaaaatatcgaacacccacaattccatattttcagagattttcaatgagaaaatctttATTCAGGCAATCAAATGCCTTAAATAGATCGATGAATAATCCTGAGACTAACATTCCTTTTTCCAGgaacttcaaaatattattagtgaattgaaatatatagcCGTTTGGGTGGaccgatttttcaaaaatccatgTTGAGACGGATGGAAAAGATCATGAATATTGTAATATATCAGAAGTCTAGTCACCACTGCTAGCTCAAATACTTTCGAAAAACTATTCAACAGGCTTATAGGCCTATAGTTTTTCCAGTCCTCAGGATCCCCATACTTGAATATTGGAATTATCACCGATAGCTTCAGCTGCTCAGGAAACACCCCAAACCTTCACTATATGACACAATATTGAAGAGATAGCATCAACACTCAATTGAACAATTTTAACTGGAATTTCGCCAATTCCAGAACTTGAATTGCTTTTCAGTTTCCTAAATATCTCAACAATCTCCTCTATGGTAAAGGGCTTCACGTAAAAAGATGTATTGGTTTCAATATTGCaagcaaattttgaattattgagatttttcatCATGTTCGGGATCAATTGAACCAATAATTCATTGTAATCATCCGCTGTTTCCTGAGGTGATTTAGAAGTTGTATTTTCAAAACTGCCTTCATTCCTAATTTCATTGCATATTTTCCACATGGCTTTAGTCTTATTATCCGAGGTTTTAATTTCTAGCATCAATGAGTATCCAGTGTAATATATTTCAAGGGaaaatgtatattgaaaatatttatgaagtCATTCGAGAAGCTTTGCCATTGCTTATTATCCTGGAAGCTGATGACGTTTTGTTTATTTGTTGAAGCACTGGAACCGACTGGTGACGCTTGAAGAAAATCCTATTAACAGCTACTCCTTCCGGCCAAAAATCTGCACTCATGGCATCCTGCAAATATTCTGCCGGAAATGGAACTTTGAATGATGAATATATCTCCGGTtgtcttgatttcaatttttcacatttaaaGTCTGGTATATGCGGTTTGAAAAAATCACACAGCTTATTCTCTGTAGTGTCAGGATTTAGTCGGAATACATGAATGTATGACATTATCATTTTAGGTACCACTGAGTTAGTTTTCTGAGTACCAATTATTGGTTTTGGGGATTTTCTTGTTGCGCTTGTATTGCTTTGGTGACTCTTTGGAGCGAATGTATCCAGTATGATGTTGTTCgttttcctcttcttcttcaCTACCACATTCCATTTTgactatcaaacaatatagcatatgtatgagttttaacaAAGGTAAGTGAATGAGGTACCTCATAAGCCCGTTAATTGAAAACACACAACTCATAATAACagttttatgattttcaatttgaagcgCGAAATCAGAATACTCTTCCttgtattttatataaatatcGACAAGAAAATGAACATCCTGAGGGACAAAACATAAGTAAGACGTTGATTGTTCCTTTTCTTATCGAATAATTATCGATGTTCAGAAAATACTCTTTCCAATTACTTtatcctattttttttttctttacagaATGGACGCTTTCCTGTTTAACGCCTTCGGAATTAGTTCCGAACCACTTGGCCAACTCAGTAGAAAGGACATCGAAAAGAATTTGGGTTTGGAAGAAGACAAAATTTTTGCTGACTCGAACAAGATCTATCAACCTGATTCATCTTTGTCTAAAAACTCCGGAGTGAGATTCGAATCACAGCAATCAGCTTCCCAACTCAGCGAAaaggttttgtgttcggaaaaagccAAAGTCTCTACCGAATCTTACAAAATGAACCaatatgattattcattgtatgatgacatcttcggaatgagtttagcatctcagcaatcaataccccaactaagcaatgaggaaatggaaatgatttgttgtctggaagaagccaaaacctctgttgattcgaacaagatcaatcaacctgcttcttccttgactaacactttcgggaagaatctcggatcacagcaatcaactcctcatctcagcgatgaggaattcgaaaggattttgtgtgtggagaaagccaaaatttttgccgaatcgaataaaaaacaatctgattattcattttctgacatcttaggaaaaacttcagaacctcagccatcaccacaacaacacagcaatgaggaattggaaatgattgTGCGTCTGGCAGAAGCTAAAATCTTCGCTGACTCGAACAAGATCTGTCAGCCTGATTCTTCCTTGTCTTACAACTCCGGAATGGGATTCGAATCACAGGAACTCAGCGAAaaggttttgtgttcggaaaaagccTCTGCCCAAACGAATAAAATGTACCaatatgattattcattgtctgatgacatcttcggaatgagtttagaatctcagcaatcaataccccaactaagcaatgaggaaatggaaatgatttgttgtctggaagaagccaaaacctctgttgattcgaacaagatcaatcaacctgcttcttccttgactaacactttcgggaagaatctcggatcacagcaatcaactcctcatctcagcgatgaggaattcgaaagaaTTTTGTGTGTGGAGAAAGCCAAAGTATCTGCCGAAGGGAACAGAATGAATCAATCTGATTATTCATTATTTGACATCTTCGGAATAACTTCAGAACTTCAGCCATCACCACAACAactcagcaatgaggaattggaaatgattttgCGTCTGGAAGAAACCGAAAGCTTTGCTGAATCGAACAATATCAATCAACCTGATTTTTCCTTGTCTAATAAACACGGAGTGAGTTTCGAATCAGAGCAATCATTTTCCCAACACTGCGAAaaggttttgtgttcggaaaaagccAAAGTCTCTTCCGCATCGAACAACTTCGACAACTTCGGAATGATTCATGGTCAACTCACTGATGTCGAATTTGAAAGGATTTTGGGATTGGGTGAATCAAATGTCTCTGCCGAATCGGCCACGCAGATAAATCGATCTCATTCCGACCAATATATGACGGATTGGAATTCGCTTTTTGAGCAGGAGCCAATAAAAATAGATGATATGTTTAATGGACATAGTTCCCATCAAGCACCGGACACTCAACTCCAAAATTCGATTATTTCACCAGATTCGGGCATCTGTGATGAAGGATTAGCGGAATCCGATTCATCTTCATCAACTCCACCTACCTATTCCCAAATTTTCGAAGTGAAAGATCAATGTTTACAACAGAAGGAATGTTACCGAACATCGGTACCCAAGTCCACACCCTAcgtcttcaaaacgaattcgggtttatggaaaaatcgcAATTACGAAATAGTTGAAAGTGTGAGGCCAACAAGTATGATACCAAAAAGGTGAGTGATTTCTACCATATACTACCACttatattcaaaacaaattatatgcaGGTCGTTCCACACTTCGCGCCACCTGACGATTAATGTTCATTTTCTAACTGATGATTATTCTAACCGAAAATTGTGTATTACATGCATTTTCGAATCAGATACGTGGAAAATGCTTTGTTGGACAATTCAAGCAGATAACGTCATTCTTAaaacataataattttttgttaattgaaacttgatataAATCCGgaataaattgaatatatataaatatatatatatcaaaacAATTGAAGAATTTTGGTAGACCCGTAATGATACTTCTTTAACGTATTTTCAGAATTGCATGAACAATTCTTTCAGTTTTGTTTTAgtaatcatatttttttatcacgAAATTTCGAAGAGacttcaaaattttcaccaaagcCGCAATATAGCGGTTCATTCCAGAAATAATACAGATAATAACGAATTTATATTTTTGCAGTGACGTTATCAAGCCAAAAGTGAGAATAAGAGAAGGTGTCCGGAAACTGCAAAAACAGAAGGTAAGTTTTGTACTATTATTAGGTatgaattcaattattattcttattcgtGTGTTTCTGCTGACTGAGGTTCTACACGAAAGTTATTTCAACTCTAATTCATATTTTCAGAACTACAAGAAACATAAATCTTAACTTTTACTGAGTATGAATAAAAGATAAATTTTTAATgggaaataaacaataaaaaatttgtcggcagatagaaattcaatttcaatggaAAGCTCCGAAACATTCATCTATACAGCgggtattgaaatttttttaattcaaatatataaaatagaactcatcaaaatatctaaataatttaactaaaaatcacctatatGAATCACTCAAGATGCCGAAGCTATCATTCCTCTCACTTCTAGACTACTTTGTGTAGGTTGTAATTGATATCGATTCTCGTTCATTTGTTGCGAGATGCCTGTTACAATCATAAAATATTTGGGAAATTTGTTGCATAGTAAAAGGAGGGATAAACAACGTGGAAATATTGTGACAGGATATAGTGATATTAGTGCTTCCGTACCTTTACTCCATTTTTGACGCCTTGCGAGAGTGTGCAGACATCTAAATTATATGCATTTTCAACTGCTGAAATGAGAACAAACACGCGAACATCCAAAGTTGCCATTTAATTTCATTTCCAATCATAAACCATACACCCAGCATTGTTCTAAGCGAATCCATATTTCAGATTCAATCATAgggagaatatttttattattttcataatgaaatgaaataattattgtcgATAATGCAGATCACAGACGGATGTATTTTATGGAGGTTTATTccaacttcgtcattttgacTGTTTTGCATGAGCAGGTGATTTTAAGGgaaacagtttatttcattcttcTTTAAATTCTGCTGTGAAAAGAGAAACACTAACCTTGTAGTTATATATAAGAAATTTAGTATAGATTCTCCACGAGTATATGGGGGGTGTTCGAATTTGAGTAGAGATCTCGTTCACACTTCTTTGAGTTATCAATCGAGGGTTCGATCCTGTTTGGGATAATCTTCAGGACTGTacaaatcaaaaacaataacgATTCACATTATGGCTTGATCAACTGAGACATAGAGAATATACGGAAAGAATATCTGCATTCTTGGAAGTTGGAAACACGAATCTAATTAAATACGAAATGGTGGAGAAAGAAAATGGTTGTCGAATAATGTACTTTAATCATTATTACACGCACGACGTATCAGAGAATCTTTGGAAACGAAGCTCTTTGTAGACAAGTACCGGGTACTAGATGTACCTATGCAtctgaacattttcatttttatttactcatcattcgaattgacgcgtccttcatcaagttttaggttttcatttttataaataataaaatgaatttccttgGAATTTTCAGGTATTCAAGTGTTCCAAATGCGAATTCTCTTCATACTTCAGGGATATTCTGGACCAGCATATCCACAGAACACATTTACAACCAAATCAAGAGTAAGTAGAGAACAATTCagaattcaaaatttataatatgtaGTACCTAACTATTTTATACACTTTATGTGaaagaaattcaacaggtgaaaATAATTAGAGGCATGTGTCATATTTAATACAAACATTACTTATAATGCTTTCAATACTTTCAATCAATTCTAAACAAATATGTTTATATATCTATGCCAGTACGATGTGGGTGATTGTCTTTCAGAAATCTCTGACGTTACCACATTTTCGTGTCATCGGAAAAATGTGGCTAAcatattttttaaagaaaagCCTCGTGATTGTACTCGTAGATACTCGATAAGCTTCGTTTTGCTGTCAATTTCAAACTTCGATATCCTGATCGTCCCTTCAgtattcaattcattcatttcatcgaAGAATGCACTATCGATcaccattatttttttttgtgatggcCTCTTTCGACGAAGAACCTAAAATTCATTGaacttgttgtataaatagCTAATATTTCAGTCAAGTCGAAAGAGCGCTTCGAATGAAACCTCATTATGAATTATTCTTAAGCCGATTAGATACATGGCAGAACAgactttttccgccgacctcttaataatataatctcataaaatctcattttgaagcgTTGGgtatgaagaagaggaaagaaaaagtctataaagcatttcagtggtggaaccttgtattcaaatcatccggTTACATGTTTTGGTTTACGTCATTGTCAaaccaaaaattctgaaaagttGTTACTTGTAAGTGCAAAATATGAGGTTGAGCAAACTtagaaaaggtgaaaaataataatgttacGTTTCAGTTAAATCTCTCTCTGAAACTCACGATTTTTTAAGTTCCATTGTCATATATATAATTGTTATGTTTgcatatttaaaaattttatttatcattTCAGATGCAAGCAGATACAATCGAATGAACGTGTTAATTTTACTATCAACGGAAAAGAAAAAGCACCCCATTCCTCTGTTGCTAATAGGGCGTCTATGTaagtaaatataataaatttttatgattatttttcagaaatttcaaatattttaaattgTACTGTAATCATTTGTTATTGTTCATGTTGAAAATAGGTTGCTCATATTGATGTACATTTTTGTGAGATACTTAGAATTATCTGGAGAAATTAAAGAATAGCATTTTTCGTAATCGCTTCGCTTACCGAGTGACACTTTGGATCGGAAGTTGGCATGAAATTTACATTCGCAATAGACTTCGTAATCGATAGGGAACATGAGCTTTAAAGTTTGCTTTGTATCGTATCTGTcataatggaaataaatagcGTTGTGAAGTATAGGGCGAATGGAAGTATTGTACAACTTTAACTAAATTGAGTCCAAGCAACATATAAGGGGAAGAATTGAGAATCCATGTTGCGTTTTTAAAGTGAGTTGAATCAATATATCATCAGATATCACTTTATCATTGCCCCTACAAAATACTTCTTCCAAATAACCTGTTGAATATTCCTTATATGCGCACACTGAACATTGAACACATAGGCACACGAATAGCGACGAATAGTCAGTTCGGCTCTGTAATCCGATGTGAGAATAATCTTTTGATTCCAGCattagaaacaaaacaacataaaatactTCGCAAGATGTatgtataaaaattatttggtaTTATCGAATTGACTACTTATTGACAACTTAGAAAACAAGGATTCACAACCATTTCACCATGATTCCTTAGACTTGTAAGCTCACCTAAATGTTTTTCCGAATGCATTGttttttgaaacatcaactgaACTACGGGTCTTTCGTGAGATTTTAAAAGGAACGAGAATAGTTCATCATAACTTATTATATTCTCTTTCAGAAGGAGTAAGAAATTTACCTGCACAGATTGTTCATTTCCGACGACAGATTTGAGAATATTTCTGATTCACATATTTGTGATACATAAATACCGCTGGTACAAATGTCCAATCTGCCGTGTTTGCACGACATCTCCAAATGCAAGCATggagcattttcgaaaaaatcctgaTCACATGATACCATATGGGAAAAGAAACTCACAGAAAAAGATAATTCAACCGAgacgagaaaaaaaatacaggtaCAAGTCGGATGAGAACTTGAACATCGAGGTGAAGAAAGAAGGTAACAAAGAAAAGTGAGTATACATCTatcaaaaatttacatttcCGCATAATCATCATATCATATCCTATCAAATTATTTTGTCTTCTCTCAAAAtgggtttttattttattataaatataaaacagTTTATTGTGCTTGGAATTTTGTAGCCACTTCAATCAAAAATCACTGAGTGAATATTTTACtatttatttttgctttttCAGGATTGTTATAACACCCAAACCTCATTGTTTCAAGAAGGggaataaaatagaaaaaaaattctactgtGAGGTTTGTGAATTTAAAACACTTAGCTACAGTACACTGATGGTACATAAGAATAGGAATCATAATTTGGCTATGAGATGCCCAGGGTGTTTTCGTCACTTAAATTCTATAGCTGAATTGATAAAACATTTAATGGATAGTCCCAATCATATACGACTTATCTCAGATGCAACATTTGTGATTTTGGAACCTACGATGAACGGGCATTAACGATTCATAAGATCAGGAaacatttttaatcaattcatGACGGAAGTGAACGAAGATCCGTGAAGGTGAAAATATCTAATGTGAGTAGAAAGTATTATTCCTGGAAtcgaaaagaagaaaatgagaaaagtatGGACGTCACTGACACAATCGAAGTAGATTCTTACGTTTGCATATAAACTAGAAGATTTCAAATAACCGACTTTGCAATAGAGGCAAACGAGAAATATGAAGTGAAACAACGTCTGAACTTGGGTACCTAAAACATATTGTATAATGAACCAAAATTTAACCCACATTATTTCACTACTGATTAATCGATCGGCCAAGGAGAATTACGAGAGAAAATATGGACCATAACTGaacgaaagagaaaaattacgACATTTCTTTGATAGTGCTGTTCGAACATCCATGAAAGTGAAAAagtataattattgaaaataaattttacgaAATTTCAGAGTTGTTTTATTTGACTTCACAAGAAAGGTGAAATTTCTTCTGAGATAGCACATAATATGGCTAGTAAGGGTAGGCAATAAAGGCAGACCTATCCTTTACCTAAAAAAAGCCTAAAATCTTTAGGCTATTTCGCCTTTGTGGAATCTACTAAGTAatggagataatttttttcacccaTCATGCCTATCCTACATTTCTtttcaatgtattatgtaatcgaagaatatttgattgaaacttctcatcaAACATTCAGCGATCTCTACCAGCACCTGCAATCCTACTGCTACCTATACGTGAAAGCCATAAATTAGAAAAGAACCATTAGTAACAGACGAATGTTATTAGCGAATCGTACACCCCGACTGTTTCGCCTTTTCGAGTAGTCAGGtacataatttcgaaaaatttcgaagTAGTTAGGTTGAACAGTGGGTAATCATCCTCTCCAAAAGAAGCAATTTTTTGGCATTTATTTGCATTCAATTTTTTggcgttttttcgaattcatgacatatctttatttcctatttttactattattattgGACCAAAAAATATGGGCAGTCCAGGGTTCAGTCCTCTATAGCATTCTGATAATATATACCGAAACACAGAACACGGCCTTATCACCAGGTGAAATGGACTCGAAGGCACAACTCAGTTTAGCAAGGCTGTGGTCAAtttcaaaaatagaataataaaaaCATCCCTTCCATTATCAAATTCCAGCTGCTCCGTAAGCCCCAACCGTTTACAAAATTGACCACAAAATTCACGGTTTTACCTCCGGTGCATTTAACAACAAGAGTAATATACCTGAGAAACAATTTCAAATAtcgtggaattttgtgttcctTATTCTCGTGTGGTCAAATCGCATAAACTTCTTCCGCAACTATTTTCAAACCGAATCAATGTCTTCCTCTTTATTTTAGATCCGTTATATGTTAAAGTTTGTGACTTAAATATAAAGTTTCTTCTTTGTTTCTGTTCTCATTATCTATCGCAGAtggtaaaaaattttcacctcatttatagtgatagtggaagctgaaagtttgaatgactttgaattttctcattttatgtATTGCTCTATACCTACATAGAGTCCAACACTCCAAACGTTATTTTcagaaggatgttaaatatctTATATCTGAATCAAGTTTTCTACATGAATCGAGTACCATCCGTCACGGTTCATGAAACTTTGTCGACTATTTGGATATAAATCTAAGTGCAAGTGCAAGGTGAAGTGTAATTGGCCATTGAGAAACGGGAGGAGGAAGTTTGATGAAAGGTTGTTGATTTAATCttgattctttcaaaaatatactaCTAAAGCGAAATTTCTTTCGTTATCGGTAATCAGCACCAATCCTTCACTATAATTTTTGGCATCAATGTTTGAAGAAAGTTCTTTTCATTACAAAATTTGCCAGAACATCAACTGTACCTACTACTTTCCTCGGTAATGAGAATTTTAATTCCGTTTCAGTAAATAACTGCATTGCAAAATAGGGGATAATTTCAAGGAATCAACTATGTAATTATTGTGTTCAGGaataaggaataaaaaaatatataattataacatcagctgttccattcaaaactagattggagtttaaacaatattcaatataaaacacATCAAGACTATGAGAACACACTCAAAAATAGAACAGCTGTTCGCTGAATCGAAAGTCTATTAGACTGCtttaattcttgaaaatatttgtttctagATTAAATAGATTTAGAATATTAACTCGTCAGTTCATTTCATTGTTACAACAGGCTCCATAAAGAAGAAACAAAATAATTACGGAACCTATCTTTTAATACATCGATAATCCTTCAAATTCCAACTTTCCTGTTGTAGTGATGTTATAATGCCGATTATAACATCCGAAAAACGAGTAGATTACCTACTTTTTTACCGATACATGAGGAACTGAATGAAAGAGCAGAATAATATAAATCGATATCAGCAATGGCCAAGCGGCAAGAGAAAACACCACAAACGTTAAAAGAAATAGATCGCGTGAAGCTGATGCACGAAAGATGCAGGCCTGCAGGATAAAGCAGAACAACAAATCAGCCGATCAAAGACAAGCTTGGTTAACGTAATTTGCACTAGGAAGATATGCTtgtatttcattacttttatgcaacaaatatttattagttGGAAGTTGCACATAAAACTCTGATATTTTCGAACTATATAAGATCGAATGAAATAAGACACTTCTTCGTGTTAATAAATTGTTGCGCCGAAACATGTATCTTctactaaaatatattttttttggtcATATGAAAATGCGATTGTAACTTCATTGATATTTGTATTTAAGctgttaattttattttaagcttttgtattcgataaatttcattcataataaataatgattattatcaCTCAATTTATATGGTTTTAACAAACTATGAATTTGTATGTAAATAAACGTTTCTCTCAGTGTAAAGAAGGTAAGTAGCACTGACCGCCAACTGCTTATCCGGCCTAATTAGTCTATTCAAGGATGTAGGAACATGATAGAGTTAGAGTTAGT includes:
- the LOC123321002 gene encoding uncharacterized protein LOC123321002 — protein: MNQSDYSLFDIFGITSELQPSPQQLSNEELEMILRLEETESFAESNNINQPDFSLSNKHGVSFESEQSFSQHCEKVLCSEKAKVSSASNNFDNFGMIHGQLTDVEFERILGLGESNVSAESATQINRSHSDQYMTDWNSLFEQEPIKIDDMFNGHSSHQAPDTQLQNSIISPDSGICDEGLAESDSSSSTPPTYSQIFEVKDQCLQQKECYRTSVPKSTPYVFKTNSGLWKNRNYEIVESVRPTSMIPKSDVIKPKVRIREGVRKLQKQKVFKCSKCEFSSYFRDILDQHIHRTHLQPNQECKQIQSNERVNFTINGKEKAPHSSVANRASIRSKKFTCTDCSFPTTDLRIFLIHIFVIHKYRWYKCPICRVCTTSPNASMEHFRKNPDHMIPYGKRNSQKKIIQPRREKKYRYKSDENLNIEVKKEGNKEKIVITPKPHCFKKGNKIEKKFYCEVCEFKTLSYSTLMVHKNRNHNLAMRCPGCFRHLNSIAELIKHLMDSPNHIRLISDATFVILEPTMNGH